Proteins from a single region of Platichthys flesus chromosome 16, fPlaFle2.1, whole genome shotgun sequence:
- the LOC133970807 gene encoding mitochondrial ribosome and complex I assembly factor AltMIEF1-like — translation MGGWSRSAVLELYRSLLRAGRHLQYTDRNYYRRAVAREFRRCQDLTVPEDKEDALKRGQFFLSSRLGGLM, via the coding sequence ATGGGCGGCTGGTCTCGCAGTGCTGTGCTGGAGCTTTACCGCTCGCTGCTCCGCGCGGGCCGCCACCTTCAGTACACCGACCGCAACTACTATCGCCGCGCTGTGGCTCGCGAGTTTCGCCGCTGCCAGGACCTGACGGTACCCGAAGACAAGGAGGACGCGCTGAAGAGGGGCCAGTTCTTCCTCAGCAGCCGATTGGGTGGGCTTATGTAG